The proteins below are encoded in one region of Thermococcus peptonophilus:
- a CDS encoding 2-dehydropantoate 2-reductase, which yields MKIYVLGAGSIGSLFGALLARAGNDVTLIGRREQVDAINKNGLQVIGAGEFTVKPKATIYAPEEPPDLLILAVKSYSTKTALECAKQCIGRDTWILSIQNGLGNEELALKYTPNVMGGVTTNGAMLVEWGRVLWAGRGITVIGRYPTGKDNFVDEVASVFNDAGIETSVTENAIGWKWAKTIVNSVINGLGTVLEVKNGHLKDDPHLEGISVDIAREGCIVAQQLGVEFEVHPLELLWDTIERTRENYNSTLQDIRRGRETEVDYIHGKIVEYARSVGLEAPRNELLWVLVKAKERINRGRPRNISEGC from the coding sequence ATGAAGATATACGTTCTCGGCGCTGGCAGTATCGGCTCCCTCTTCGGCGCTCTTCTGGCTAGGGCTGGGAACGACGTGACACTAATCGGACGGAGAGAGCAGGTTGATGCCATAAACAAGAACGGGTTGCAGGTCATCGGTGCTGGGGAATTCACCGTGAAGCCAAAGGCCACAATCTATGCTCCAGAGGAGCCACCAGACCTGCTCATCCTCGCGGTTAAGTCCTACTCGACGAAGACAGCCCTCGAGTGTGCCAAGCAATGCATAGGGAGGGACACATGGATTCTGAGCATACAGAACGGCCTTGGGAACGAAGAGCTTGCGCTTAAGTACACACCCAACGTGATGGGGGGAGTGACTACCAACGGGGCGATGCTGGTTGAGTGGGGCAGGGTTCTCTGGGCAGGGAGGGGGATAACGGTGATCGGCAGGTATCCCACTGGAAAAGACAACTTTGTTGATGAAGTTGCTTCAGTCTTCAACGACGCTGGAATAGAAACGAGCGTAACGGAAAACGCGATCGGCTGGAAGTGGGCAAAGACGATAGTGAACTCCGTAATAAACGGACTTGGAACGGTTTTAGAGGTGAAAAACGGCCACCTTAAGGACGACCCGCACCTCGAGGGGATTTCCGTTGATATAGCACGGGAAGGTTGTATTGTGGCCCAGCAGTTGGGCGTTGAGTTTGAGGTTCACCCGCTTGAACTCCTCTGGGACACCATAGAGAGGACGCGGGAAAACTACAATTCGACGCTCCAGGACATCCGCCGCGGGCGGGAGACCGAGGTTGACTATATACACGGTAAAATAGTTGAGTACGCCCGCTCCGTTGGGCTGGAAGCGCCTAGGAACGAGCTTCTCTGGGTGCTCGTCAAGGCGAAGGAAAGGATAAATAGGGGTAGGCCCAGAAATATTAGCGAGGGGTGTTGA
- a CDS encoding aldolase, which produces MRTAKAQLVKYSRKAHERGLTAAFGGNLSIRVGDLVFIKATGSVMDEMTPEQVAVVTLDGKQVSGVRPSSEYRLHLAIYHERPDVKAIAHLHPPYSIVASTLLTGELPILTPEAEIYLGRIPIASFRPAGTEELAAVVAEKIRKADAVLMERHGIVAVGRSLREAFYKAELVEESAKLWYLSRK; this is translated from the coding sequence ATGAGGACTGCAAAAGCCCAGCTTGTGAAGTACTCAAGAAAAGCCCACGAGAGGGGCCTGACTGCGGCATTCGGTGGAAACTTGAGCATAAGGGTTGGAGATTTAGTCTTCATTAAGGCCACCGGCTCCGTGATGGACGAGATGACTCCGGAGCAGGTCGCTGTAGTTACTCTCGACGGAAAACAGGTAAGCGGCGTTAGGCCCTCTTCAGAATACCGCCTGCACCTTGCAATATATCATGAGAGACCCGACGTTAAAGCCATCGCCCACCTGCACCCACCGTACTCGATAGTTGCTTCCACACTGCTCACTGGAGAGCTTCCAATACTCACTCCAGAGGCCGAGATATACCTCGGCAGGATTCCAATAGCATCTTTCAGGCCGGCAGGAACCGAAGAGCTGGCAGCGGTTGTGGCTGAGAAAATCAGGAAGGCGGACGCGGTTCTTATGGAGAGGCACGGAATTGTCGCCGTTGGAAGGAGTCTCAGAGAAGCGTTCTACAAGGCGGAACTCGTAGAGGAAAGCGCAAAACTGTGGTATCTGAGCAGGAAATGA
- the lrpA gene encoding HTH-type transcriptional regulator LrpA: MLDERDKIILEMLTKDARTPFTEIAKVLGISETAVRKRVKALEEAGVIKQYTIVVDPAKLGYNLVSITGVDTKPEKIFEVANKLKEFDFVKHVYLTSGDHMIMAEVWARDGEHLSEIISEKIGRIDGVTKVCPAIILEKMK; this comes from the coding sequence ATGTTAGACGAGAGGGACAAGATTATACTTGAGATGCTCACCAAGGATGCTCGAACACCATTCACCGAGATAGCAAAGGTACTGGGGATAAGCGAAACGGCCGTGAGGAAGAGAGTCAAGGCCCTTGAGGAGGCTGGAGTAATAAAGCAGTACACAATCGTCGTTGACCCGGCGAAGCTTGGTTACAACCTGGTCAGCATTACCGGAGTGGATACGAAGCCGGAGAAGATATTCGAGGTAGCCAACAAGCTCAAGGAGTTTGACTTCGTCAAGCACGTCTACCTGACCAGCGGCGACCACATGATAATGGCCGAGGTATGGGCTAGGGACGGAGAGCACCTTTCCGAGATAATCTCGGAGAAGATAGGAAGAATTGACGGCGTTACTAAGGTCTGCCCGGCGATTATCCTCGAGAAGATGAAGTGA
- a CDS encoding TIGR00153 family protein, which produces MSLFGGKETDVFEAINKHLEVVEKALTAFRELVEAYLNGDFNRAKEMEEEVSRLETEADGLRRSIELMLYEGAFLPVSRGDYVRLSELVDQVADAAESASHTLILAKPKVPAEVKGDILSLVDSAIETFRILKEAVKALNEDVDKALELAKKTEDAEESADKIEYDVKEKVFESETITTYAKLIWNQALTKIGDIADRAEDASDQVMLMAIKRRG; this is translated from the coding sequence ATGTCACTGTTCGGTGGAAAAGAGACCGACGTCTTTGAGGCAATTAACAAGCACCTTGAGGTCGTTGAGAAGGCCCTCACGGCATTTCGGGAACTGGTGGAGGCTTACCTAAATGGGGACTTCAACAGGGCAAAGGAGATGGAGGAAGAAGTCTCAAGGCTTGAGACCGAAGCAGACGGGCTGAGAAGGAGCATTGAACTGATGCTCTACGAGGGGGCCTTTCTCCCGGTCAGCAGGGGGGACTACGTGAGGCTTAGCGAGCTTGTAGATCAGGTGGCCGATGCCGCCGAGAGCGCATCACACACGCTGATCCTAGCTAAACCCAAAGTTCCGGCGGAAGTTAAGGGGGACATACTTAGCCTCGTAGATTCCGCCATAGAAACCTTTAGAATCCTCAAGGAAGCCGTCAAGGCCCTCAACGAGGACGTGGATAAAGCCCTTGAGCTGGCTAAAAAGACGGAGGATGCTGAGGAGAGTGCCGATAAAATAGAGTACGACGTTAAGGAAAAGGTCTTTGAGAGCGAGACCATAACAACCTACGCAAAGTTAATATGGAACCAAGCGCTCACAAAGATCGGCGACATCGCCGACCGTGCCGAGGACGCCTCGGATCAGGTCATGCTGATGGCAATAAAGAGGAGGGGATGA
- a CDS encoding RNA methyltransferase, protein MISVVLVEPEGPANIGMIARTMKNFGFSRLVLINPNLTEESYAYAVHARDVLENALILDSFEEVLELFNFTVGTTGKPGKRFIPHRAPLMPWELAEIIKNYPGEVGIFFGRESIGLKNEELDAMDVTLTIPTSEEYPVMNLAQAVAVVLYELSKKRPEPYVEALKPATREEKKALVRTWEKLLNTLDYPKDAERKEVFVKVFQRAVGRTFLYGREVHTLIGPLRKAVKKLEECRC, encoded by the coding sequence ATGATATCGGTTGTTCTGGTCGAGCCTGAGGGACCGGCGAACATCGGCATGATAGCGAGAACCATGAAGAACTTCGGCTTCTCAAGGCTAGTTCTCATCAACCCGAACCTGACCGAAGAGAGCTACGCCTACGCCGTCCACGCGCGGGATGTCCTTGAAAACGCCCTAATCCTAGACTCATTTGAAGAGGTCCTTGAACTCTTTAACTTCACAGTTGGGACAACAGGAAAGCCGGGAAAACGCTTTATCCCGCATAGAGCTCCGCTGATGCCCTGGGAGCTTGCTGAAATTATCAAGAACTATCCGGGAGAGGTGGGAATATTCTTTGGGCGTGAGAGCATCGGCCTGAAGAACGAGGAGCTTGATGCCATGGACGTCACCTTAACGATACCAACGAGCGAGGAATATCCCGTCATGAACCTCGCGCAGGCCGTAGCGGTGGTTCTATACGAACTGTCGAAAAAGAGGCCCGAGCCCTACGTTGAGGCACTGAAGCCGGCAACAAGAGAGGAAAAGAAAGCGCTTGTAAGAACCTGGGAAAAGCTTCTCAATACTCTCGACTATCCAAAAGATGCCGAGAGGAAGGAGGTCTTTGTTAAGGTCTTCCAAAGAGCCGTTGGGAGGACCTTCCTCTACGGAAGGGAAGTCCACACGCTCATCGGACCTCTAAGGAAGGCTGTTAAGAAGCTGGAGGAATGCCGATGCTGA
- a CDS encoding D-2-hydroxyacid dehydrogenase → MKVLVAAPLHEKAIEVLKKAGFEVIYEEYPDEDRLVELVKDVDAIIVRSKPKVTRKVIEAAPKLKVIGRAGVGLDNIDLKAAEERGIKVVNSPGASSRSVAELAIGLVFAVARKIAFADRKMREGVWAKKQCMGIELEGKTIGVVGFGRIGYQVAKIANALGMNVLLYDPYPNEERAKEVGGKFVPLEELLRESDVVTLHVPLVETTYHLINEERLKLMKPTAILINAARGAVVDTDALVKALQEGWIAGAGLDVFEEEPLPKDHPLTKLDNVVLTPHIGASTVEAQMRAGVEVAEKIVEALKG, encoded by the coding sequence ATGAAGGTTCTCGTTGCCGCTCCGCTTCATGAGAAAGCTATAGAGGTTCTGAAGAAGGCTGGTTTTGAAGTCATTTACGAGGAGTATCCAGACGAGGACAGGCTTGTTGAACTTGTCAAGGATGTTGATGCGATAATCGTTAGAAGCAAGCCGAAGGTAACCCGGAAGGTCATCGAGGCCGCTCCAAAGCTCAAGGTCATAGGGAGGGCCGGTGTTGGCCTCGACAACATTGACCTCAAGGCCGCCGAGGAGAGGGGAATTAAGGTCGTAAACAGCCCTGGAGCAAGTTCCAGGAGCGTTGCCGAGCTGGCCATCGGCCTTGTCTTTGCGGTAGCAAGGAAGATAGCCTTCGCAGACAGGAAGATGAGGGAAGGCGTCTGGGCCAAGAAGCAGTGCATGGGGATTGAGCTTGAGGGCAAGACCATTGGAGTCGTCGGCTTCGGAAGGATAGGCTACCAGGTCGCGAAGATAGCGAACGCCCTCGGCATGAACGTCCTCCTCTACGACCCGTACCCGAACGAGGAGAGGGCGAAGGAAGTCGGAGGAAAGTTCGTTCCGCTTGAGGAACTCCTCAGGGAGAGCGACGTCGTTACCCTCCACGTCCCGCTCGTGGAAACCACCTATCACCTCATCAACGAAGAGAGGCTCAAGCTCATGAAGCCGACCGCCATACTCATCAACGCCGCGAGGGGGGCTGTTGTTGACACCGATGCCCTCGTCAAGGCTCTCCAGGAGGGCTGGATCGCGGGAGCAGGCCTTGATGTCTTCGAGGAGGAGCCTCTACCGAAGGACCACCCGCTCACAAAGCTCGACAACGTCGTTCTAACGCCGCACATCGGAGCTTCGACGGTTGAGGCCCAGATGAGGGCCGGCGTCGAGGTTGCCGAGAAGATAGTGGAAGCCCTCAAGGGCTGA
- the cobO gene encoding cob(I)yrinic acid a,c-diamide adenosyltransferase, with protein sequence MSWKDRLGLVHIYTGNGKGKTTAAFGLAVRMLGSGGKVAIVQFMKAPKVYGEQKKIEECGALIESFGLPGFVHGKPSEEDIKAAKRALERAKELASSGEWDLVILDEVCVSLGFGMLDVGEVKELIKGKAENTELVLTGRYCPEELFELADYVTEMREVKHPYQRGILARRGVEY encoded by the coding sequence ATGAGCTGGAAGGACAGACTTGGTTTGGTTCACATATACACTGGCAACGGAAAGGGAAAGACCACGGCTGCGTTTGGACTCGCCGTGAGGATGCTTGGTTCTGGCGGAAAGGTTGCCATAGTACAGTTCATGAAAGCTCCCAAGGTCTACGGAGAGCAGAAGAAGATAGAGGAATGTGGTGCCCTCATTGAGTCCTTTGGTCTGCCGGGCTTTGTCCATGGAAAACCAAGTGAGGAGGACATAAAAGCGGCAAAGAGGGCACTTGAAAGAGCGAAAGAACTGGCTTCAAGCGGTGAGTGGGACCTCGTTATCCTCGATGAGGTCTGCGTCTCCCTCGGCTTTGGAATGCTCGATGTTGGGGAAGTTAAGGAACTGATAAAGGGCAAAGCTGAAAACACGGAACTCGTTCTCACGGGAAGATACTGCCCGGAGGAGCTTTTCGAGCTGGCCGACTACGTGACTGAAATGAGGGAAGTCAAGCATCCGTACCAGAGAGGGATACTGGCGAGACGCGGTGTTGAATATTGA
- a CDS encoding UPF0147 family protein has protein sequence MSELIQQIVQVLKEQVVQDTVVPRNIRRAAEQAIEVLLDESRDPAVRAADAIAILEEISEDPNMPMHTRTIIWEVLGALEQVK, from the coding sequence ATGAGCGAGCTTATCCAGCAGATTGTGCAGGTTCTCAAGGAGCAGGTCGTTCAGGACACCGTTGTCCCGAGGAACATTAGGAGGGCCGCCGAGCAGGCCATTGAAGTTCTCCTCGATGAGAGCCGCGACCCGGCCGTTAGGGCGGCGGACGCTATAGCCATCCTTGAAGAAATCAGCGAAGACCCGAACATGCCGATGCACACAAGGACTATAATCTGGGAGGTCCTCGGTGCTCTTGAGCAGGTCAAGTGA